A window of the Gossypium hirsutum isolate 1008001.06 chromosome A03, Gossypium_hirsutum_v2.1, whole genome shotgun sequence genome harbors these coding sequences:
- the LOC107886364 gene encoding probable WRKY transcription factor 75 codes for MENFQGFFPTSSSSSTSLSLNLTSSLGYSEFECGKDNDGILGLMADIKVGGATNENNSLVGTTTESEVKIGKTKKGENKKIRKPRYAFQTRSQVDILDDGYRWRKYGHKAVKNSKFPRSYYRCTHQGCKVKKQVQRLTKDEGIVETTYEGMHSHPIQKTNDNFEHILNQMQIYTSFKSII; via the exons ATGGAAAATTTTCAGGGTTTTTTCCCTACTTCATCATCCTCATCGACGTCCTTGTCCTTAAACCTCACGAGCTCGCTTGGTTATAGTGAATTCGAATGCGGCAAAGATAATGATGGGATATTGGGACTAATGGCAGATATAAAAGTTGGTGGGGCGACGAACGAAAACAACAGCTTGGTTGGAACGACGACTGAAAGTGAAGTGAAAATCGGTAAAACGAAGAAGggagaaaataaaaagataagaaaacCCAGATATGCTTTTCAAACTAGAAGCCAAGTTGATATACTTGATGATGGTTATAGATGGAGAAAATATGGGCATAAAGCTGTTAAGAACAGCAAATTCCCAAG AAGCTATTATCGATGTACACACCAAGGATGCAAAGTGAAGAAGCAGGTTCAAAGATTAACCAAAGATGAAGGAATCGTTGAAACAACCTACGAAGGCATGCATTCGCATCCTATCCAGAAAACTAATGACAACTTCGAGCATATATTGAACCAAATGCAAATCTACACTTCTTTTAaatctataatataa